From Candidatus Nucleicultrix amoebiphila FS5, a single genomic window includes:
- a CDS encoding tRNA (cytidine(34)-2'-O)-methyltransferase: MRLTLFQPEIPQNTGTLIRLGACLNVPIDLIEPCGFVLTDKGLKRAGMDYIDLAVLNRYISWKDFMDNRPLGRLIFLTPESPTPYHLFSFNHNDTLLLGSESTGIPQELYSNMDATVSIPMVPERRSLNVAIAAAMVLGEALKQTNLFPRTL, translated from the coding sequence ATGAGACTCACCCTATTTCAACCTGAAATTCCTCAAAACACCGGCACTTTAATTCGTTTAGGAGCTTGTCTTAATGTACCCATTGATCTCATTGAACCCTGCGGTTTCGTGCTCACAGATAAAGGGTTAAAACGTGCAGGAATGGATTACATTGATTTAGCCGTCCTGAATCGTTACATATCGTGGAAAGACTTTATGGATAACAGACCTCTGGGACGTCTCATTTTTCTCACCCCAGAATCTCCTACCCCCTATCATTTATTTTCATTTAATCATAATGATACATTGCTTTTGGGAAGCGAAAGCACTGGCATTCCTCAAGAACTTTATTCTAATATGGATGCCACGGTGTCGATCCCCATGGTTCCGGAAAGACGCTCTTTAAACGTCGCCATTGCTGCGGCCATGGTTCTTGGTGAAGCCCTCAAGCAAACAAATTTATTCCCAAGGACCCTATAA
- the hemF gene encoding oxygen-dependent coproporphyrinogen oxidase: protein MQKKRAQEWFENLQDQICLAFESIEQEHAAKHPGLTPGRFEETKWQHPQGGGGRMRVMRGNVFEKVGVNASTVHGEFSEDFRHEIPGADQDPKFWASGISLVSHMASPIVPAVHMNTRHIVTSKSWFGGGADLTPYVPFEEDRKEFHDAFQSACDKHHPDYYTKYKKWCDEYFYLKHRQEPRGIGGIFYDYHNSNDWEHDFAFTQDVGKAFLHIYPKLVRRRMESSWTPEQRQHQLQRRGRYVEFNLLYDRGTRFGLMTGGNVEAILMSMPPEVKWP from the coding sequence ATGCAAAAAAAACGCGCTCAAGAATGGTTTGAAAATCTTCAAGATCAAATTTGTTTAGCCTTTGAATCCATTGAACAAGAGCACGCGGCAAAACACCCAGGCTTAACTCCGGGACGCTTTGAAGAAACCAAGTGGCAACACCCGCAAGGGGGTGGCGGACGTATGCGTGTCATGCGCGGCAACGTTTTTGAAAAAGTCGGAGTCAATGCTTCAACAGTTCATGGAGAATTTTCAGAAGACTTCCGTCATGAAATCCCTGGAGCTGATCAAGATCCAAAATTTTGGGCGAGTGGTATTTCCCTTGTTTCCCACATGGCATCGCCAATCGTGCCTGCTGTTCACATGAATACACGCCACATCGTCACGTCAAAATCGTGGTTTGGAGGAGGCGCGGATCTGACGCCTTATGTTCCTTTCGAGGAAGACCGTAAAGAATTTCATGACGCTTTTCAAAGCGCCTGCGACAAACATCATCCAGACTATTACACAAAATATAAAAAATGGTGTGATGAGTATTTTTATCTTAAACATCGTCAAGAGCCTCGTGGCATTGGCGGTATTTTTTACGACTATCATAATTCAAATGATTGGGAGCATGATTTCGCCTTCACGCAAGATGTAGGCAAAGCCTTCCTCCACATTTACCCCAAACTTGTCAGACGACGCATGGAGTCGTCTTGGACACCAGAACAACGTCAACATCAACTTCAACGTCGTGGGCGTTATGTGGAGTTTAACTTACTCTATGATCGTGGAACACGCTTTGGTTTGATGACTGGAGGAAATGTAGAAGCGATCTTGATGTCTATGCCTCCTGAAGTCAAATGGCCATAA
- a CDS encoding oxidoreductase, translating to MKEAKDMDIKLPINVALVGFGFSGRTFHAPFLNVLEDYNLCWVVSSNAEKVQETLPRAQVESDFSNVLKDPTLDLIVIATPNTTHYELAKASLEAGKHVVIDKPFTIHSKEAQDLIKIAQRQKRILTVYHNRRWDGDFLTIKKLIAEKVLGEIYLYEAHFHRYRPLPNPQRWKENEGLGSGILYDLGSHLLDQAVSLFGLPSAIDADIITQRPGAIADDYVHLILKYGAKRVILKASNLVYSPGPRYQLHGTNGSFLKYGIDPQEQDLIAGRIPLCKTWGQDKEENHGILSVNKRHTRVPTIPGNYATFYKSLAKAIDNNSPPPILAEEAYQVMLLLEACH from the coding sequence ATGAAAGAGGCAAAGGATATGGACATCAAGCTCCCAATAAATGTTGCCCTTGTAGGGTTTGGATTCTCTGGAAGGACTTTTCATGCGCCTTTTTTAAATGTTCTTGAAGACTACAATTTATGCTGGGTTGTCTCCTCAAATGCTGAAAAAGTTCAAGAAACCCTTCCCAGAGCCCAGGTTGAATCAGATTTTTCCAATGTTCTTAAAGATCCAACCTTAGATTTAATTGTGATTGCTACTCCTAATACAACTCATTATGAATTGGCTAAAGCCTCTCTTGAAGCTGGAAAACACGTTGTGATTGATAAGCCTTTTACGATTCATTCTAAAGAAGCTCAAGATCTTATCAAAATCGCTCAGCGTCAAAAACGAATTCTAACCGTTTATCACAATAGACGATGGGATGGAGACTTTTTAACCATCAAAAAACTCATCGCCGAAAAAGTATTAGGCGAGATCTATTTATATGAAGCGCACTTTCACAGATATAGACCGCTCCCTAATCCACAACGATGGAAAGAAAATGAAGGGCTTGGGTCAGGAATTTTATACGATTTAGGCTCTCATTTACTCGATCAGGCCGTCTCTCTTTTTGGTCTGCCGAGTGCTATTGATGCTGATATCATAACACAAAGGCCTGGTGCCATTGCTGATGACTACGTCCATTTAATTTTAAAGTATGGAGCAAAGCGGGTTATTCTAAAGGCTAGCAATCTCGTTTATAGTCCAGGGCCACGCTATCAACTTCATGGGACAAACGGAAGTTTCTTGAAATATGGAATAGACCCTCAAGAACAAGACCTGATTGCAGGAAGAATCCCTCTTTGTAAAACCTGGGGTCAAGATAAGGAAGAGAATCATGGTATCCTGAGTGTTAATAAACGACATACCAGGGTTCCTACAATTCCTGGGAATTATGCAACATTTTATAAATCCCTAGCTAAGGCCATTGATAATAACTCTCCTCCGCCCATTCTTGCAGAGGAGGCCTATCAAGTCATGCTTCTGCTTGAAGCGTGCCACTAA
- the recA gene encoding recombinase RecA: MDKQKALEAALSQIEKAFGKGSVMRLGQQKIEEVQAIPTGSLGLDIDLGIGGLPIGRIIEIFGPESSGKTTLALHVIAEAQKTGCTCAFIDAEHALDSVYAGKVGVSVDSLLISQPDSGEQALEIADTLVRSGSVDVLVIDSVAALVPKAELEGEMGDSHMGLQARLMSQALRKLTGSCSKSKCMVIFINQIRHKIGIMFGNPETTTGGNALKFYASVRLDIRRVSAIKNQEDVVGSQTRVKVVKNKVAPPFKVVDFDIMYGEGISKVGELIDLGVKYEILEKSGSWYSYKDQRIAQGREAAKVFLKENAEMAVEIENAILQKVGLPSRVGHTSEPTKSEKKSKKDGRDTKTETDAAA, encoded by the coding sequence ATGGATAAGCAAAAAGCATTAGAAGCCGCTTTAAGTCAAATCGAAAAGGCCTTTGGCAAAGGGTCAGTTATGCGTTTAGGTCAACAAAAAATTGAAGAGGTTCAAGCCATCCCAACCGGGTCTCTTGGCCTTGATATTGATTTAGGTATTGGGGGCCTTCCCATAGGTCGTATCATTGAAATTTTTGGCCCTGAAAGCTCGGGGAAGACAACTTTGGCGTTGCATGTCATCGCTGAAGCGCAAAAAACAGGGTGTACCTGTGCTTTTATTGATGCCGAGCATGCTTTAGACTCCGTTTATGCGGGTAAAGTTGGTGTCTCTGTCGATAGTCTGCTGATCTCTCAACCAGATTCGGGCGAGCAAGCTCTTGAAATTGCGGATACTCTTGTGCGATCAGGAAGCGTTGATGTTCTTGTTATCGACAGCGTTGCCGCTTTAGTTCCAAAAGCTGAACTCGAAGGCGAGATGGGAGATTCCCACATGGGATTACAAGCGCGCCTTATGAGTCAAGCTTTACGTAAATTGACAGGTTCCTGCAGCAAATCCAAATGCATGGTGATTTTTATCAACCAAATCCGTCACAAAATCGGTATTATGTTTGGCAACCCAGAAACAACCACGGGTGGTAATGCCCTAAAATTCTACGCCTCTGTAAGACTTGATATTCGTCGCGTTTCTGCCATCAAGAACCAAGAAGATGTGGTTGGCAGCCAAACCCGCGTTAAGGTCGTGAAAAATAAAGTAGCGCCTCCCTTCAAGGTCGTCGACTTTGACATCATGTATGGCGAAGGTATTTCTAAAGTCGGTGAACTCATTGATCTGGGCGTAAAGTATGAAATTCTTGAGAAATCAGGCTCTTGGTACTCTTACAAAGACCAGCGTATCGCCCAAGGACGTGAAGCAGCAAAGGTCTTTTTAAAAGAAAATGCTGAGATGGCTGTGGAAATTGAAAATGCGATTCTGCAAAAGGTGGGTTTACCGTCACGTGTTGGACATACTTCAGAACCTACAAAGTCTGAGAAAAAGTCTAAAAAGGATGGGCGCGATACGAAAACAGAAACGGATGCAGCTGCATAA
- the alaS gene encoding alanine--tRNA ligase, which translates to MWTTAKTRQFFLDYFSRNEHKIVPSSGLVPRNDPTLLFTNAGMVQFKNIFTGAEKSSFSRAATAQKCIRAGGKHNDLENVGHTARHHTFFEMLGNFSFGDYFKDRAIELAWNLVTKEFGIDAKRLLVTVYIDDDEAAKLWKKIAGLSDDRILRIAGSDNFWAMGETGPCGPCSEIFFDHGDKIQGGPPGTPEADGDRFVEIWNLVFMQYEDAADTEGAIKRLSLPKPSIDTGMGLERVSAVLQGVHDNYDIDLFKNIIQVIAEESKVAYQGPQTPSHRVIADHLRSTSFLVAEGVTPSNEGRGYVLRRIMRRAMRHAYLMGQEEPFIYRLVPTLINEMGEAYPELTQARAFITETIKLEEERFLKTLGRGLKLLEEESKGIAQNGSLAGAIAFKLYDTYGFPIDLTEDVLKSRGISVEMQGYEKAMEHQRQEARAAWVGSGEQKTDRIWFDVFEKTGPSEFLGYTTHEAQGIVQALVLDNKSVPRAQKGDMVHLISNQTPFYAESGGQVGDTGIILSEKKASFEVVDTFKRADGLFVHKGIVKDGSFEINDTVTLKVDAERRTLLRSNHSATHLLHAVLRKHLGTHVVQKGSLVAPDRLRFDFSYPTPLSKDLLQSIEDEVNFLIRRNTDTVTHVMSPEEAQHSGALALFGEKYGETVRVVFMGAGDQDKSYSIEFCGGTHVHHTGDIGYFKIISESGVAAGIRRIEALTGKSAEQFISQRLSILDHIATSLKVTPDKIIERIEALREEQKKLERSLKELREKRVTGGSDDGDIKIIAGIKLVSHVSDETPAGELKPIVDQLKKKVGSGVVVVGSSFEGKASIVVGITDDLTSKLDAVKFVRLVVPILGGKGGGGRPDLAQAGGPETSKISTAISAIEKALAEEK; encoded by the coding sequence ATGTGGACTACAGCGAAAACACGTCAATTCTTTTTGGATTATTTTTCCAGGAATGAGCATAAAATTGTTCCATCCAGTGGTCTCGTTCCTCGTAACGACCCAACCCTTCTCTTTACCAATGCGGGTATGGTGCAATTCAAAAATATTTTCACGGGTGCCGAAAAATCTTCATTTTCTCGAGCAGCCACCGCACAAAAATGCATTCGTGCCGGAGGTAAACACAATGACTTGGAAAATGTGGGGCATACAGCCCGCCATCATACATTCTTTGAGATGCTTGGTAACTTTTCTTTCGGCGATTATTTTAAAGATCGCGCCATTGAGCTTGCCTGGAATTTAGTAACAAAGGAATTTGGTATCGATGCAAAGCGTCTTTTAGTCACCGTTTATATTGACGATGACGAAGCTGCAAAACTATGGAAAAAAATTGCCGGTCTTAGCGACGATCGTATTTTACGTATTGCTGGATCCGACAATTTTTGGGCTATGGGTGAAACAGGTCCCTGTGGCCCCTGTTCTGAAATATTTTTCGACCATGGCGATAAAATTCAAGGCGGACCTCCAGGCACACCTGAAGCTGATGGAGATCGCTTCGTTGAGATTTGGAACCTAGTTTTTATGCAATATGAAGATGCAGCGGATACAGAAGGAGCGATCAAGCGTCTTTCTCTTCCCAAGCCTTCCATTGATACAGGCATGGGGCTTGAGCGTGTATCTGCCGTTCTGCAAGGTGTCCATGACAACTATGACATCGACCTCTTTAAAAATATTATTCAGGTTATTGCCGAAGAATCAAAAGTTGCCTATCAAGGTCCCCAAACGCCTTCTCACCGCGTTATTGCTGATCATCTACGTTCCACTTCTTTTTTAGTTGCTGAAGGTGTAACGCCTTCTAATGAAGGACGGGGCTATGTTTTAAGACGTATCATGCGTCGTGCTATGCGACACGCCTATTTGATGGGACAAGAAGAGCCCTTTATTTATCGTCTTGTGCCAACTTTGATCAATGAGATGGGAGAAGCCTATCCCGAGCTTACCCAAGCCCGAGCTTTTATCACTGAAACAATCAAGCTTGAGGAAGAACGGTTCTTAAAAACGTTAGGTCGCGGCTTAAAACTTCTTGAAGAAGAATCAAAAGGAATTGCTCAAAACGGCAGTCTTGCAGGTGCTATCGCCTTTAAACTCTATGATACGTATGGCTTTCCCATAGACTTAACAGAAGATGTCCTAAAATCACGCGGTATTTCAGTCGAAATGCAAGGCTACGAAAAAGCCATGGAGCATCAACGTCAAGAAGCCCGGGCAGCATGGGTTGGGTCTGGCGAACAAAAGACTGATCGCATTTGGTTTGATGTGTTTGAAAAAACTGGTCCTTCAGAATTTTTAGGGTACACAACCCATGAAGCTCAAGGGATTGTTCAAGCATTAGTTTTAGACAACAAAAGTGTCCCCCGCGCACAAAAAGGGGATATGGTCCATTTGATTTCTAATCAAACACCTTTCTATGCTGAATCTGGTGGTCAAGTTGGTGATACAGGCATTATCCTTAGTGAAAAAAAGGCTTCCTTTGAAGTCGTTGATACTTTTAAACGCGCCGATGGATTGTTTGTCCACAAGGGAATCGTTAAGGATGGTTCCTTTGAAATAAACGATACAGTAACACTTAAGGTTGATGCAGAGCGCCGAACGCTCCTGCGCTCTAATCATTCTGCCACTCACCTTTTGCATGCAGTTTTAAGGAAGCATTTGGGCACTCACGTTGTACAAAAAGGTTCTCTTGTTGCTCCCGACCGTTTGCGTTTTGATTTTAGTTATCCAACACCTCTGTCAAAGGATCTTCTGCAATCAATTGAAGACGAAGTTAATTTCCTCATTCGCCGTAACACGGATACCGTTACGCATGTTATGAGCCCAGAAGAGGCTCAACATTCTGGAGCCCTTGCCCTCTTTGGAGAAAAGTATGGAGAAACCGTACGTGTGGTTTTTATGGGGGCGGGAGATCAAGATAAGTCTTATTCTATTGAATTTTGTGGTGGCACCCACGTCCATCACACAGGTGATATTGGCTATTTCAAAATTATTTCAGAATCCGGCGTCGCAGCAGGCATAAGACGCATTGAAGCTTTAACTGGAAAAAGTGCAGAACAATTCATATCACAACGTCTTTCTATTCTCGATCACATCGCCACTTCCTTAAAAGTAACTCCCGATAAGATCATTGAGCGCATTGAAGCGCTCCGTGAAGAACAAAAAAAGCTTGAACGCTCTCTTAAAGAATTACGTGAAAAACGTGTTACAGGTGGCTCAGATGATGGTGATATCAAGATTATTGCAGGCATTAAATTAGTAAGTCATGTTAGCGATGAAACACCTGCGGGAGAATTAAAACCCATTGTTGACCAGCTCAAGAAAAAAGTTGGCTCTGGAGTTGTAGTTGTAGGGAGTAGTTTTGAAGGCAAAGCGTCGATTGTTGTAGGCATCACTGATGACCTCACCAGCAAGCTTGATGCTGTAAAATTTGTGAGACTTGTAGTACCGATCCTTGGTGGTAAAGGTGGAGGGGGGAGACCCGACCTGGCACAAGCTGGGGGTCCAGAAACGAGCAAAATTTCTACAGCAATCAGTGCAATCGAAAAAGCACTTGCAGAAGAAAAATAA
- a CDS encoding protein-L-isoaspartate O-methyltransferase family protein — MVKSQILPNKVSNPLLIKALSTVPRELFVKKEYENLAYADGILPLDHNRSIMPPLVFANLVEALSIQPDENVLDVAAGYGYSSAILGFLSKLVISLESDLDRSKIAKRLLEELNIFNVKSVSNPLNKGWLKAAPYDVIILEGVVHEVPSKLFEQLKDGGRLGALIAYNSYETPRATIFHKTNKTLTRKIVFEAEAPMIKELAPVKTTFVL; from the coding sequence ATGGTTAAGAGCCAAATTCTCCCTAATAAAGTTTCAAATCCTCTTCTCATTAAGGCCTTATCAACAGTGCCTAGAGAACTTTTTGTAAAAAAAGAGTATGAAAATTTGGCTTATGCTGATGGAATTCTCCCTCTTGATCACAATAGATCCATTATGCCTCCTCTCGTCTTTGCAAACCTGGTAGAAGCTCTCTCAATTCAGCCTGACGAAAATGTCCTCGATGTTGCTGCAGGATACGGCTATTCTTCAGCCATCCTAGGTTTTCTCTCTAAGCTCGTGATCAGCTTAGAATCAGATCTTGATCGTTCAAAAATTGCTAAAAGACTGTTGGAAGAGCTTAACATTTTTAATGTGAAATCCGTCTCAAATCCTTTAAATAAGGGCTGGTTAAAAGCTGCACCTTATGATGTCATTATTCTTGAAGGCGTTGTTCATGAAGTCCCATCAAAACTCTTTGAACAATTAAAAGATGGCGGGCGATTAGGGGCACTTATCGCGTATAACTCCTATGAAACCCCTCGAGCAACCATTTTCCATAAAACCAATAAAACTCTTACAAGAAAAATTGTTTTTGAAGCTGAAGCTCCAATGATCAAGGAGCTTGCACCTGTAAAAACCACCTTTGTACTATGA
- a CDS encoding rhodanese-like domain-containing protein, whose translation MTHQQKYPLELSPQELQELWVNNPTLLVLDVREKAELLLSSIQGTSHIPMNELTLKGPLLNPKSHIITLCHHGYRSLQAALYFRELGFTKVQSLKGGIDAWSRLIDSSVPLY comes from the coding sequence ATGACTCATCAACAAAAATACCCCCTTGAGTTATCTCCTCAAGAACTTCAAGAATTATGGGTCAACAATCCAACATTGCTCGTCCTAGATGTACGGGAAAAAGCCGAACTTCTATTATCAAGTATACAAGGAACCTCACATATTCCCATGAATGAGTTAACATTGAAGGGTCCGCTATTAAATCCTAAAAGCCATATTATAACTCTTTGTCATCATGGTTATCGCAGTCTCCAAGCTGCACTGTATTTTAGAGAATTAGGGTTTACAAAGGTTCAAAGCTTAAAAGGCGGCATTGATGCTTGGAGCCGCCTTATTGACTCATCGGTGCCATTGTATTAG
- a CDS encoding TolC family outer membrane protein has translation MKQNISLKKLFLISSAVVVLLEPVAAQSPEPENPEIGLLYAEEKAVEKVLQSGIQHGTLTSDHPFITALTLAYQQNSNLLAKIREQYSVHEDVSIARSGFLPSLSVTSSVGKNWQAVESPPPGGAALSRPTSASVTLKQSLYAGGSTLANTKAAEIGVHAGLESFRSTEQDVLLSAVQVYLDLWYKRAAVELKKTQVKVLEKTLEQALAQAEVGEKTLTDVSQAKSALAQAKSELIAAAQDAKTAEGSYINTIGSPPTDLTPPPALDEAMDTPKTKEEAIKKANKDHPNVVSANYSLAAAKKGVDVREGLLLPSVDLNANAGRDLQSRGAHSRSNSAQATVSLTVPILNGGGSDWANLRKAYHAEAQKRVEARKALQQSTANAISAWESWVGAKNRIAQLTVQVQAAELSVQGARQESLVGERTLLDALITEQNLVTAQTELVKAQRDYLIAGYTLLSAMGSMTARNLKLPTTQHDVQGHYDLVNDRWFGTAGTDY, from the coding sequence ATGAAACAAAATATTTCTTTGAAGAAACTATTCTTAATTTCCTCAGCTGTCGTTGTTCTTTTAGAGCCCGTGGCAGCGCAAAGTCCAGAGCCAGAAAATCCTGAGATAGGTCTGCTGTATGCAGAAGAAAAGGCTGTTGAAAAAGTCTTACAATCAGGCATTCAACATGGGACTTTAACATCAGATCATCCCTTTATTACAGCTCTTACTCTTGCCTACCAGCAAAATAGTAACCTATTAGCTAAAATTCGGGAACAATATAGTGTTCACGAGGATGTATCTATTGCTCGGTCTGGATTCTTACCCAGCCTTTCTGTAACATCAAGTGTCGGAAAAAATTGGCAAGCCGTAGAAAGTCCTCCACCAGGTGGTGCTGCTCTCTCAAGACCTACAAGCGCTTCAGTTACATTAAAACAATCTCTTTATGCAGGTGGATCAACTCTTGCAAACACGAAGGCAGCTGAAATCGGAGTCCATGCAGGCCTAGAATCTTTCCGTTCAACTGAACAAGACGTTTTGTTATCTGCTGTGCAAGTTTATTTGGACCTCTGGTATAAAAGAGCAGCGGTTGAATTAAAAAAAACCCAAGTTAAAGTCCTAGAAAAGACATTAGAACAAGCCCTCGCTCAAGCCGAAGTTGGTGAAAAAACATTAACAGATGTTTCTCAAGCAAAATCAGCTTTAGCGCAAGCAAAATCAGAATTGATTGCGGCGGCACAAGATGCAAAAACGGCAGAAGGTTCATATATCAATACCATTGGTTCACCCCCCACTGATTTAACGCCTCCTCCTGCTTTAGATGAAGCTATGGACACTCCCAAGACTAAAGAAGAAGCAATTAAAAAGGCAAATAAAGACCACCCAAATGTTGTGAGTGCTAATTACTCGTTGGCAGCAGCTAAGAAAGGTGTCGATGTCCGTGAAGGATTGCTTTTGCCAAGTGTGGATCTCAATGCAAATGCTGGGAGAGACTTACAATCAAGGGGCGCCCACAGTCGCAGCAATAGCGCTCAGGCAACTGTCTCTTTAACAGTTCCTATCCTGAATGGCGGTGGTTCTGATTGGGCAAACTTAAGAAAAGCCTATCATGCAGAAGCACAAAAACGCGTAGAAGCACGTAAAGCTCTTCAACAATCAACAGCTAATGCAATCTCTGCTTGGGAGTCTTGGGTCGGTGCAAAAAATAGAATTGCACAATTGACGGTTCAAGTACAAGCGGCAGAACTCAGTGTTCAAGGAGCGCGTCAAGAATCCTTGGTTGGGGAAAGAACACTGCTTGATGCTTTAATTACCGAACAGAACTTAGTTACTGCTCAAACAGAATTAGTAAAAGCTCAAAGAGATTATTTAATTGCTGGCTATACTCTTTTGAGTGCCATGGGATCCATGACGGCCAGAAATTTAAAGCTACCAACCACACAGCATGATGTTCAAGGCCATTATGATCTTGTTAATGATCGTTGGTTCGGAACGGCTGGCACTGATTATTAA
- a CDS encoding DUF2497 domain-containing protein → MKAPSPEDQKVEEILTSIRSIIAEDIHYKTGKPMKKTDPSLPLPSNKKAILELTDMVQQDGSVVNLKQDIVSSPSIETTSPEKISPRPTPVSQKTSTPLKGDYLMKQKEDILAQETTAKLQESFDQFKSVIQNPEMPHQAPPIHSGNIGSQTFESIIHQMLQPMLKEWLDAHLPTIVKFLVSEQIEKIKNKK, encoded by the coding sequence ATGAAAGCCCCGTCTCCGGAAGATCAAAAAGTTGAGGAAATTTTAACGTCTATTCGCAGCATTATTGCCGAGGATATACATTATAAAACAGGAAAACCAATGAAGAAAACAGACCCCTCATTGCCACTTCCGAGTAATAAAAAAGCTATTCTTGAACTTACCGATATGGTGCAACAGGATGGTTCTGTCGTAAATTTAAAACAAGACATAGTTTCCAGTCCCTCCATCGAAACCACCTCTCCAGAGAAAATATCACCAAGGCCTACGCCCGTTTCACAAAAAACCTCGACGCCCTTAAAAGGAGATTACCTTATGAAACAAAAGGAAGATATTCTCGCTCAAGAAACCACTGCAAAACTACAAGAGTCGTTCGATCAATTCAAAAGTGTTATTCAGAATCCTGAAATGCCGCACCAGGCTCCTCCCATTCACAGTGGCAATATTGGTAGTCAAACCTTTGAGAGTATCATTCACCAAATGTTACAACCCATGCTTAAAGAGTGGCTTGATGCTCACCTTCCTACCATCGTAAAATTTTTGGTGAGTGAACAGATTGAAAAAATTAAGAATAAAAAGTAG